The Streptomyces pactum genome contains a region encoding:
- a CDS encoding TetR/AcrR family transcriptional regulator, with translation MTPQAPTPAYRRLSVEERRVQLLDAALALFAHRPPEEVSLDDVAEQAGVSRPLVYRYFPGGKQQLYEAALRSAADELRLCFDEPREGPLLARLSRALDRYLAFVDEHDTGFSALLRGGSVAETSRTSSIVDGVRRAAADHIMSHLAVAEPGPRLRMTVRMWITAVEAASLIWLDEGKQPPVDELRDWLVEQFLAVLTVTARRDPQTAALVEALAADV, from the coding sequence ATGACCCCGCAGGCCCCCACCCCCGCCTACCGCCGGCTCAGCGTCGAGGAGCGCCGCGTCCAACTGCTCGACGCGGCGCTCGCCCTCTTCGCGCACCGGCCACCGGAGGAGGTCTCCCTGGACGACGTGGCGGAGCAGGCCGGGGTGTCGCGGCCACTGGTGTACCGGTACTTCCCCGGCGGCAAGCAGCAGCTCTACGAGGCGGCGCTCAGGTCGGCCGCCGACGAGCTGCGGCTGTGCTTCGACGAGCCCCGCGAGGGCCCGCTGCTGGCCCGGCTCTCCCGCGCCCTGGACCGCTACCTCGCCTTCGTCGACGAGCACGACACCGGCTTCAGCGCCCTGCTGCGCGGCGGCAGCGTGGCGGAGACCTCCCGGACCTCCTCCATAGTGGACGGCGTACGCCGGGCCGCCGCCGACCACATCATGAGCCATCTGGCCGTCGCCGAACCCGGACCCCGGCTGCGGATGACCGTCCGGATGTGGATCACCGCGGTGGAGGCGGCCTCGCTGATCTGGCTGGACGAGGGCAAGCAGCCGCCCGTGGACGAGCTGCGGGACTGGCTCGTGGAGCAGTTCCTCGCCGTGCTGACGGTCACCGCCCGCCGCGACCCGCAGACCGCGGCGCTGGTCGAGGCGCTGGCGGCGGACG